In Halopelagius longus, the following proteins share a genomic window:
- the nth gene encoding endonuclease III, whose translation MGTRLDSREAQVDEVLDRLYEEYPDTTISLNFSNRLELLIAVMLSAQCTDERVNKETEHLFEKYETVEDYAEADVDELSEDIGSITYHNSKADYIVSSAQTMRDEHGGEVPDTMDELTDLKGVGRKTANVVLQHGHDVVEGIVVDTHVQRLSRRLGITEEETPEKIETDLMPVVPEEDWQQLTHLFISHGRATCTARNPDCADCVLEDVCPSSKLDHDVDLASGETWD comes from the coding sequence ATGGGCACGCGTCTCGACTCTCGGGAGGCACAGGTCGACGAGGTACTCGACCGCCTCTACGAGGAGTACCCCGACACGACCATCTCGCTGAACTTCTCGAACAGACTCGAACTGCTGATAGCGGTGATGCTGTCGGCGCAGTGCACCGACGAACGGGTGAACAAGGAGACGGAACATCTCTTCGAGAAGTACGAGACGGTGGAGGACTACGCCGAGGCCGACGTCGACGAACTCTCCGAGGACATCGGCTCCATCACGTACCACAACAGCAAGGCCGACTACATCGTCAGTTCGGCGCAGACGATGAGAGACGAACACGGCGGCGAGGTGCCGGACACGATGGACGAACTCACCGACCTGAAGGGCGTCGGTCGGAAGACGGCGAACGTCGTCCTCCAACACGGCCACGACGTAGTCGAGGGTATCGTCGTGGACACCCACGTCCAGCGTCTCTCCCGGCGACTCGGCATCACCGAGGAGGAGACGCCCGAGAAGATAGAGACGGACCTCATGCCCGTCGTCCCCGAGGAGGACTGGCAGCAACTGACGCACCTGTTCATCAGTCACGGTCGGGCCACCTGCACCGCGCGCAACCCCGACTGCGCCGACTGCGTCCTCGAAGACGTCTGTCCCTCCTCGAAACTCGACCACGACGTTGACCTCGCAAGCGGCGAGACGTGGGACTGA
- a CDS encoding DUF7321 family protein, with protein sequence MVSETAIATGAALMVTASFPFYIYGAWIMIDAETVTWGVLTYHLKFIVPGLVLNTIPVVTWMMPRLFRQFGGLAALHAVLGLQAYALLVFALTGIVRILQVKREADLYDDPDQDVDLDDLHENMGAWRGRLRIGVFGYVIFWLFAWVLGVYQYVTGYVV encoded by the coding sequence ATGGTATCCGAGACGGCCATCGCCACGGGCGCGGCCCTGATGGTCACCGCGAGTTTTCCCTTCTACATCTACGGCGCGTGGATAATGATAGACGCCGAGACGGTGACGTGGGGAGTTCTGACGTACCACCTGAAGTTCATCGTCCCCGGCCTCGTCCTCAACACGATTCCGGTCGTCACGTGGATGATGCCCCGCCTGTTCCGACAGTTCGGGGGACTCGCCGCCCTCCACGCGGTCCTCGGCCTGCAAGCCTACGCGTTGCTGGTGTTCGCACTCACCGGCATCGTCAGAATACTGCAGGTCAAACGCGAGGCGGACCTCTACGACGACCCGGATCAGGACGTCGACTTAGACGACCTCCACGAGAACATGGGCGCGTGGCGCGGCCGCCTCAGAATCGGCGTGTTCGGGTACGTCATCTTCTGGCTGTTCGCGTGGGTACTCGGCGTCTACCAGTACGTCACCGGGTACGTCGTCTGA